CGGGGTAAAAGTCAACGGCCCGTCAAGGCCCCCCACCTTAGAGTCAAACCATTTCTGCAGGTTCGCCGCGTTTATGCCAGAGATATCGTTCATCCCTTGCAGAGTAGTGGAGGAAGGGCTCAGGCTCCCTACCCTGAGACCACAAGTTCTTCCCCCGTAAGTTTTTCTGCCGCTAGCAGCGAGAGGACCCTCATGGACGTCACCGACGCCACCTTTGAAACCGAAGTGATTAACCGCTCCGCTACCACCCCCGTGGTAGTGGACCTGTGGGCCCCATGGTGCGAGCCATGCAAATCATTGGGCCCCATCTTGGAAAAAGTTATTGGGGAAACCGGCGGCCGGGTAATGCTGGCCAAAGTAAACGTTGACGAAAACCCAGGTTTGGCGCAAGCCTTCCAGGCGCAATCCATACCTGCCGTCCACGCCATTGTCGAAGGCAAACCGGTTGACTCTTTCATGGGCGCCCAAGGCGAAGACTTTGTACGCCAGTTTGTGAGCAAATTGCTCGGCGAAGAACCCGCACCACCAGTAGACCAACGACTAGCGGCCGGCGACGAAGCCTCTCTACGTTCCCTGCTAGAAGAAACCTCCGACCACCTTGAAGGTGTGTTAGCGCTCGCCGCTTTACTTATTGAACGCAACAACGAAGGCGACCGAGAAGAAGCAACAACCTTGCTGGCCCGCATACCAGAAACCCCCGAAGCTCGCCGGCTTGCCGCGCTGGCCCGGGTAGAACAAGTTGACGATATAGAAGGTCGCCTCGCCGAACTGCTTACCCAAGTAAAAGACGACGAAGAAGCCCGCCAAGCGTTCATAGACCTTCTCGAGGTATTGGGCCCCGACGACCCTCGCACCACGGGATGGCGAAAAAAACTCACCTCTTCCCTGTACTAAACCCCCAACAAATACCGGCCCTACCGGCCACACCCACTTCCCCCCTCTGATGTTTAAAGAACCGGAAGTGGGCCCATGCCCGTTATTGATGCCGAACCGGCCAGCCCGCTGCGCCGCCGAATAGACGATTACCTTTTTGAACACCCAGTAAACCCGAGACGGGTCTTGCTGGCGGTAGCGGTCTTGCTTATCGCCCTAGCGATTACCGCGCTTTCTTGGAGCCAAAAAGACGAGAGCCCCGTGGCCTCACTGCCTTTCGTGACGGTGGCTCCCTCCACCACCACCATGCCCAGCCTGGTAGTGGTGCACGTGGCTGGGGCGGTTATTTCACCCGGGCTTTACCATCTAGAAAACACGGCACGAATAGCCGATGCGCTCGACGCAGCGGGCGGCCCCGCCCCAGAAGCTTTACCCAACCAACTCAACTTGGCTTCTCGACTCACCGATGGGCAACGCATTTGGGTACCCAGTCAAAGCGAACCCAGCGACCCAGCCGAAAATGAAGCGGCCAATAATCAACCGCTGAACATAAACCAAGCCACGGCCACTCAGTTGGAACAACTCACTGGAATAGGCCCGTCGCTGGCCGCCTCCATTGTGGCCCACCGAGAAAACCAAGGAGCCTTTACCTCCATAGATGACCTGCTCAACGTGACAGGCATCGGTCCCGCCAAGTTGGCCGGGTTCCGGTTGCAAATAAGTGCTCCGTGACGGTGGCCTTCACCCTTCTTGGGGTCATGGCCGGGGCATTGTTGGCCCAACCACTAAGCGCTCCATGGCTGGGCGTTTTGTTCGGTCTGACTCTCAGTTGGCTGATTTTGGGTGGTCACCGGCGGTGGGTGGGCATGCTCCTGTTAGGAACGGTGGCCTGCCACTTCAGCGGTCTGGCTTGGCAAGCCACGGCCGCTCCATACCTGGGGCCGGTAACCGGGGTGGCGCAACTCATGAGCGACCCCACCGAACGCATCGGAGGCGGGTGGCGGGTTGAAGTCCGCATCGATGAAAAACGGTACGACGCTACCTTTACCCCCACCCAAAACAGCATCGCTGCGCTTTTGGCTGGGCAGCGTTTAGAACTCTCCGGGCAGGTACGCACCGCCCCGCGGCAATGGCAACGCACCCGCCACGTGGTGGGCACGCTTCGAGTTGACGAGCTCGGGCCGGTGCAACAAGCCTGGTGGCCGTACCGCTTGGCCAACGGGGTAAGAAGAATCTTGGCCCGAGGCACTGCGGTGCTTCAACCAGGCCAGGCTGCGCTACTTAGCGGGCTAACCATCGGCGACGACCGTTTTCAAGGCCCCGCCATTTCTGATGATTTTCGAGCCGCCGGCCTCGGCCACCTTTTGGCCGTTTCGGGTCAAAACGTGGCTTTCGTGTTAACGGCGGCGAGCCCCTTGCTAAATCGTTTGCGCACACGAAGCCGGCTTCCGCTTACCCTCTTATTGTTAATCTTTTTTGCTCTATTGACCAGGTTTGAGCCCTCGGTGCTGCGAGCCACGGTGATGGCCGGGGGGAGCGCTATGGCCCTCGGGGCGGGGCGTCCCATCATGGGACTACGACTTTTGGGTGTCACCACCGTTGCCTTGTTGCTGGTTGACCCTCTGCTGCTTTACCGGGCCGCTTTTCAACTTTCGGTGGCCGCCTCGGGCGGTATTTTGCTTTTGGCCGGCCCGCTGGCTCAGGCTTTTCCGGGGCCCCGCACCGTGGCCAACAGTTTGGCAGTCACCCTGGCCGCTCAATCGGCGGTCACCCCGCTGCTGCTGGTGTGGTTCGGGCCCGTACCGGTAGCGGCCCTACCCGCCAACTTGCTGGCCGCGCCGGTGGCGGGGCTGCTAATGATTTGGGGGATCACCGCCGGACTGGTGGCCGGGGTGGTCGGCCCGCCGTTAGCAACGATGCTGCATTTTCCGAGCTCCCTAGGCCTGCGCTGGATTTCCGGAGTAGCGGCCCAAGTAGGGGAACGACCTTTCGCCGCCTTGCCCACCGGGGGAGCGTTGCTGCTGGTGGGGCTGGTGTTCCTGGCCGCCGGGGCCAGCCACCGAGAAAACTTCACCGCAGCACGCAGCGCGTTAACTGCCGTGTTGTTGGCCCTGCTGCTGGTTGGCGGGGCTACTTTCTTGCGGTCGCCAGTCACCGAAGTTTCCGACGGCCTACGGGTTGCTTCTGCCGGAAAACTCGTGGTGGTCGATGATCACTACGGTGCCGAAGAACTCTTAGGCCGCCTGCGCCGCCACCAAATAGTGGCCCCAGAACTTTTGATCTTTCGCAACGCCGTGGACCAAGCAGTGCTTAGCGCACTAGTGCAGCGCTTTGATGACGTAGCTATTTGGGCACCTCGCGGGCCGCCCCCAGCGGTGGTTCCCGACTCTGGAACGGTGGTAATGGCCGGCCAGCAACAATGGCAGGTAGATCAACAAAGCGGCCACCTCTTGGTGCGGCCCGTGGGGTAGCAGAACCGCCCGCCGGGGTAGCCGCCGTGTAGCGTCCTCAGGGTGCAACTTTGTTTAGGGCCCTCCCACACTTTTGATATAACCCACCGGGCTTTAGTCATGGGGATCTTGAACCGCACTCCCGACTCGTTCTATGACCAAGGCCGCTACTGGTCGTTTGATGACTTTTTGGCCTTAGCCGAAAAACACGTAGATGACGGCGCTGATTTTCTTGACGTGGGCGGGGTAAAAGCCGGCCCCGGCCCAGAAGTAACCGAAGCCGAGGAACTCGACCGAGTCATCCCGGCTATTGAAGCCCTGGCCGCCCGTTTCGACCTGCCCCTTTCCATAGATACTTGGCGAGGTGCGGTAGCCGATGCCGCCTTTACCGCCGGAGCATGCATCGGCAACGACATCAGCGGGTTCGCCGACCCGACGTTTCTTCCGGCCTGTGTCGAACATCAAGCCTCGGTAGTGGCTACCCAAGTGCGCCTCGGGCCGCGTATTCCCGATCCCCAACCCCGCTACCAAAACGTACGTACCGAGGTAACCGATTTTCTCGCTACCCGTGCCCAATGGGCGTTAGCGGCCGGCATCCCCACCGAACGGATCATGATTGACGCCGGACTAGACCTTGGCAAAATCCCTGCCATGTCGGCCGAACTCCTGCGCCACAGCGACGACCTGACCGGCTTGGGTTATGCAGTGTTTCTTTCGGCCTCCAACAAAGGGTTCATTGGTGAACTGGTAGGCACCGAAGTTGACCAGCGAAAAGAAGCCTCCTGGGCCGCTCATGCCCTAGGCATTTCCTTAGGGTGCCGGGTACTGCGAGCTCACGATGTGCAAGGGGCACGTCGGGTAAGTGACATGATGGCAGCAGTCTTAGCCCACGGTAAAAAAGGACAACCATGAAAAATCCGATTGTTCTGCTCACCGGGGACGACCCCACGTTGATTAACGAAGCCCTGCGCTCCCTGGTAGAAAAAGCGCTCGACGGGCAAGACCGGTCGCTGGCTCTTGAAGAACTCAACGAAACCGCTTACCTAGTAGAAAACGAATACTCAGTGGCCCGACTCGTTGATGCCGCACAAACCCCGCCCTTTTTAACCGAACGACGGGTCGTGGTAGGCCGCCACGGCGGGCGTTTTAGCACCAAAGACCTGGTGGCCCCCATCGTGGAATACTTAGCCGACCCTCTCCCCACAACCCGGCTTATTTTGGTATGGGAAAAAGGCGAAAACCCCACCCACCAAAAACTGAGTGCCCCGCCAAAATCTTTAAAAGAAGCGATCGAAGCCGCCGGCGGGGCCATTCAACACTGTTCGGTGGGTCGAGGAAGAGAAGCCGACCAATGGTTACAAAAGCGATTCGACGCCGCCGACCTTCGCTTTGATCGTTCAGCCCGTAACGCCATAACGCAACGCATTGGTGAACAGCGAACTCGAGTGGTGGCTTTGTTCGCCACCCTCGGAGCAGTATTCGGCACCGAAAAAGAACTCAGCGCAAGCGACGTAGAACCCTATTTAGGGCAAGCCGGGGGAGTGGCTCCCTGGGACCTCACCGACGCCATAGATGCCGGTGACGTAGCAAAATCCTTAGACCGACTCCACCGAATGCAAGAATCAGGAGACCGGCACCCGTTGGCCATTGTCAGCGCGCTCCACGCCCACTACGGTCGACTTTTACGCCTCGACGGTTCGGGAATAACTACCGAAAATGGAGCAAGCGAGGCCTTAGGCATCAAAGGCTTCCCGGCCAAAAAAGCGTTACAAGTAAGCCGACGGCTTGGCCCTGGTGGAGCAGGCAAAGCCATCAAACTCTTGGCCGTCGCTGACCTCGACCTCAAAGGGCGTACCGCATGGCCGCCAGAGTTGGTGACCGAAGTATTAGTCGCTCGACTGGCCTCACTGGCCCGCCGATAAAAAACAGTTAAGCGCTTTGTGCGTCGAAACGTTTTTGCAAACGAGACTTTTGACGAGCTGCAGTGTTGGCGTGGATCACACCTTTAGCAGCTGCCGTGTCAATGCGGCGCATAGCCAGCAACAGGGCTTCGTCACGATCAGCACCGTTTTCCGCAGCGGCCAAAGCAGCCTTGGTGCGGGTACGCAACTCGGTGCGCACCATACGGTTACGCGTGCGTTGCTTTTCGGTTTGACGGTTTCGTTTAATTTGGCTTTTAATGTTTGCCACGGGGGCACATACCTCTATGAGAAAATATTTGGGACATGAAGTCAAAAGACCTCGCCGTTAATAAGACTTAACGAACAGCCCACAATGCTACCGCCCAGCAAAGAAAAATACGGTCTTAAACCGACTTCTCTGCCCAAGGGTGTCCACCAACCCTGAACCTACGGTACGGTCAGCCCACAATGGACTTATCACGCTTACGCAACACTTCGATTATTGCGCATATTGATCACGGCAAGTCCACGCTGGCTGATCGCATGTTAGAACTCTGCGGAGCAGTAGACCCCCGAGAAATGCGGGCCCAATACTTGGACTCCATGGATATTGAACGTGAGCGGGGCATCACCATCAAGTTGCAAAGCGTGCGCCTGGACTGGAACGATGCAGTTATTAACCTGATCGACACCCCCGGCCATGTGGACTTCGGCTACGAAGTAAGCCGATCGTTGGCGGCCTGCGAAGGGGTGATTTTGGTGGTTGATGCCGCTCAAGGAATCGAAGCACAAACCCTGGCCAACTGCTACCTGGCTTTAGAAAATGATTTAGAAATCGTGGCCGCTCTCAACAAAATCGATCTCCCGGCAGCGGAACCCGAACGCTACGCCGAAGAAATCGAATCCGTTTTAGGCATCCCCGCCGAAGAAATATTGTTGATCAGCGCAAAAACAGGAGAAGGGGTAATAGAACTTCTCGATGCCGTGGTGGACCGCACCCCGCCGCCGGTGGGCGACCCAAATGCCCCCCTCCAAGCACTTGTTTTCGACAGTCACTTCGACCAATATCGAGGGGTGGTGTCTTCTATCCGGGTAGTAAACGGAACCATTACCCCCAAAACTCAAGCGCGTTTTATGCAAGCCGGTGCAGTGCACGACGTAGATGAAATTGGTGTCCGGCGTCCCGAAATGACCCCGGTAGACGAATTAGGCCCCGGCGAAGTTGGCTACCTTCTGGCCGGAGTAAAAGATGTGGGTGAAGCCCGCTCTGGCGAAACAATAACCAGCAACCGTCGGGGAGCCCAAGAAGCCCTTCAAGGCTACCGCGAACCTCAACCCATGGTCTTCAGCGGCCTTTACCCCATAGACGGCGATGAATTCAACGACCTGCGCGACGCTCTAGAAAAACTTCGCCTCAACGACTCCAGCTTTACCTATCAGCCAGAAACTTCCGGAGCTTTAGGCTTCGGCTTCCGATGCGGGTTCTTGGGCCTCCTCCACATGGAGATCGTACGAGAACGCCTAGAACGCGAATTCAACCTCAGCCTCATCACCACTGCACCTTCGGTGGAATACCAAATCGAATTAACCACCGGAGAAAAGCTGGAAGTAGACAACCCCTGCGACCTGCCCTTAGCGGCAGAAATTGAACGCATAAACGAGCCATGGCTGGCCGCAAAGATTATTACCCCATCGGAATACACCGGGGCACTCATGGAACTTTGCCAAGAACGTCGAGGCGAGTTGGAATCAATGACCTACCTCTCACCCAAACGCGTAGAACTGAGTTACCACCTTCCCCTCGCCGAAGTAGTCATCGACTTCTTTGACCAAATGAAAAGCCGCACCCAGGGTTACGCCAGTTTGGATTACGACCCCGAGGGCTACCGCTCCTCAGACCTCGTACGCGTAGACATCTTGCTCCACGGCGAAACGGTGGACGCTTTTTCCATGATCGTGCATCGAAGCGCCGCAGATTCTTACGGGCGACGGATGGCCGCAAAACTCAAAGAACTCATTCCACGGCAACAATTCGAAGTACCGATCCAAGCGGCCATCGGGGGGCGCATCATCGCCCGAGAAACAGTACGAGCTTTCCGAAAAGACGTAACAGCGAAACTTTACGGTGGAGACATCACCCGTAAACGCAAGCTTTTAGAAAAACAAAAAGTCGGAAAACGAAAAATGAAATCCATCGGGCGAGTCGAAGTCCCTCAGGAAGCCTTCGTGTCGGCACTTCGCCTCGACGACTAAAGCGTCCCATTGGTTACGCCACCCGTAGTAGGGCGGTAGCATCACCCCATGCTCGAAGACCGCAAAGCCGCCATCTTGAGTGCCGTGGTGGCCGAATACATCGAAACAGCAGTCCCCGTGGGGTCTGGGCACATCTCTACCGCCCCCGGTGTTGACGTTTCTTCGGCCACCGTGCGCAACGAACTGGTGCATCTCGAAGAACAAGGCTACCTCGTAAAACCCCACACCTCGGCGGGCCGCATACCCACCGATAAGGCCTACCGGTTCTTCGTTGACCAACTTGATCGCCCCGGCCCCTTAGATCCCGGTGACCGAGAACAAGTCTCAGCATTTTTTGCTCGCTCCTATAATGAACTCGAACAAATGCTCAGCGACACCAGCACCCTGCTGGCCGACCTGACCGGAACCGCTGCGGTGGTGATCGCCCCCGACCGCCACCATCAAGAAGTTCGCTCCGTGCAACTGGTTTCTCTAAGCGCCCAAGTGACGTTGCTGGTTTTGGTTATGGCCAACGGTTCGCTAGAAAAACATGTTGTAGAGTTGGCCGCTGAGGCTGTTGAATCAACCGTGGCGGTGGCCAGCGCCCACCTTTCCGCAGCGCTCATTGGCCGACGTTCTTCAGACGTCCCGGCCGCTCCGCTCTCTGGAGACGTAGCAGTAGACCAGGTCTTGGCTGCGGTGATGATCGTGTTGGGGGCCCGACCAGAAGCCCTCGATCAAGCATTCGTGGGCGGCACCTCACAAGTGGCTGCCTCTTTCCACGGCGTGGAACGCATCCAGCAAGTCTTAGCAGTATTGGAACGACAATTCGTCGTGGTGAGTTTGATCCGTGACGTCATTGACCGGGGGCTTACCGTAGCCATCGGCAGCGAAACCGGGGTAAAGCCCCTCGCTGAATGCGCCCTAGTGGTAGCTCCCTACGAAGTAGAAGGCGAACGGGCCGGGTCTATTGCGGTGCTCGGGCCCACCCATATGAACTACCCCCAAGCTCTCGCTACCGTGGCGGTAGTGGGGCGTCAACTTGGGCAACGCATAACCGAGGGCTAACAGATGGCGAAAGATCTCTACGAAATACTCGAAGTTGAGCGCGATGTTTCAGCCTCCGAACTGAAATCCTCATACCGAGGGTTGGCCCGCCGGTACCACCCGGACGCCAACCCCGATGACCCAGAGGCCGAAAGCAACTTTAAAGAAATCGCCGCCGCCTACGAAGTGCTCTCCGACCCAGAGCGTCGCAACAACTACGACCGCTTCGGCCACACCGGTCAAGGAGCGCCCGCTGGCGTCCCCTTCGGCGGGTTCGGTGACATATTTAATTCGTTCTTTGGGGGTCAACAAAACGGACCTCGAGTGGCTAGTGGCGAAGATCTCGAAACGGTGCTCACGCTCTCTTTCGAAGAAGCAGTGTTTGGCACCGAAGCCACCATTGAGGTGCGCACCGCAGTGCCTTGTCAAACCTGTGAAGCCACCGGAGCAGCCCCAGGCAGCGAAGCCGTTACCTGCCATACCTGCGACGGAGCGGGACAAGTACAACGGGTAAGACAATCAATTTTGGGCCAAATGGTTTCAAACACTTTGTGCCCCACCTGCAATGGGGCCGGCACCACCATTGCTAAACCATGCCAAGAATGTTCCGGCGAAGGACGCAACATCGAAGAGGCCAGTTACACCATTGATGTGCAGGCCGGCGTAGACGAAGGAGCCAGTTTACGCTTAACCGGTCGCGGCGCTGTGGGGCCTCGGGGCGGCCCGGCGGGCGACCTTTATGTTCGACTACGTGTAGAAGACCACCCAGTATTTGAGCGCCACGGCTACGACCTCGTGCACCGCATGCACCTGCCGGTAACACAAGCAGTGTTCGGGGTGACCATGCCTTACGAAACGCTCGACGGGGACGAAACCTTAACTATTGCTGCAGGAACGCAAACCGGAAAAATAATTCGTCTACGAGGAAAAGGGGTTCCCCACGTCAACGGACGGGGGAGAGGCGACCTGCTTATTGAGGTCACCGTTGACACACCGCTTTCTTTAACCGAAGAGCAAGAAACCTCGCTCAGGAAGTTTGCCGAAGAGCGACAAGAAGAGGTTTCCCCACCCGACGAAGGGTTCATTAGCCGGGTGCGTTCCGCCTTGCGTTGAACGCACTGCGTGGCATCTTAAGTAATGCTGGTTTCTCTTTAATAAATACAGCATTGAGTATAAAACCCTGCTGACCTGCGACTTTAGGGAGCCATTTCAAAAATTGCGCTCCACCGCATTGGACGCTACGCTCATCTCTCAACGACCACGCGCTGTGTGGTGCCTTACCCTTGGGCTTCGGCCAAAACGATCCAGTAAAAGGAAGCCAAAACACTGATGTCTGACGAAATCGATACTCAATACCGTCGCAAAGTTGGCGAGCGTATTCGAGTGATCCGCCGCCAGCAGCGGCTTTCTTTACACGAGGTTGAAGCACGTTCGGAAGCTGAATTCAAAGCGTCAGTGTTGGGGGCTTACGAGCGAGGTGAACGAGCCATCTCCGTTCCTCGCTTACAACGCTTGGCCCGTTTCTATAGCGTGCCGGTAGATCAACTATTGCCCTTAGAGGGCGAAACAGATCTCGGCATTTCCGCACCCATTGAAGTAGCTCCCGTCTGGGTGCCGGGGCAAAAAATAATCATGGACCTCACCCGACTGACCAAAGCAACCGGGCCAGAAGCCGAAATGATTAACCGCTACCTCACCATCATCCAAGTCAAACGCCAAGACTTCAACGGAAGAGTTCTGACCATTCGAGGCGATGACCTACAAGCCTTAGCAGCCATTTTGGGAACCACCGTAGAGGCCGCCGCCCCACGACTAGACGAACTGGGCTTGCTTTATCACCCAGCTGCCGCCTAACCCGCAAGACAGAGAAGGTAAACTCAGCCACTATGGGAGCATTTTCGCGAGTCCTGCGCAGCGGCGAAGGAAAAAAACTTAAAGCACTACAAGCCATCGTTCCAGATATAAGCGCTAGGGAAGCAGAAACCAAAGCGCTCTCTGACGATGCGCTACGAGCCAAAACCGGTGAGTTTCGTCAACGGCTTACCCAAGGAGAAGACCTCGACGACCTTTTGGTCGAATCGTTTGCTGTGGTGCGTGAAGCCAGTTGCCGAGTTATTGGACAACGCCATTACGACGTGCAACTTATGGGAGGCATGGCCCTGCACCTCGGGTGGGTAGCCGAAATGCGAACCGGCGAAGGCAAAACCTTGGTCTCCACACTGCCCGCTTACCTCAATGGGTTAGGTGGCAAAGGCGTTCACCTTTGCACGGTCAACGATTATTTAGCCACCCGAGATGCCGAATGGATGGGCCAGATTCACCGCTGGTTGGGCCTCGACGTGGGGTTGGTGGTTCCGGCGGTACGCGACCCTGCCGAAAAACGGGCGGCCTATGCTGCCGACATTACCTACGGCACCAACAACGAGTTGGGCTTCGACTACCTCCGCGACAACATGGCCCTCGGAGCAAGACTCAAGGCCCAACGCGGCCACGCTTTTTGCATCGTTGACGAGGTGGACTCCATCCTGATCGATGAGGCCCGTACCCCCCTGATTATCAGCGGCCGGCTAAGCGACGCCGTGGCCCTTTACCAACGTTTCGCCGGTGTGGTCAAGGGGCTCCAACGCGATGTCCACTACGACTACGACGAAGAAAAACGTATTGTGGCCCCCACCGAAGAAGGGGTACACGCCGTCGAAAAAATCTTAGGCATAGAAAACCTCTACGACCAAGTATCAGCCAACCTGGTGCATCAATTCCAGGTAGCTCTGCGAGCCAAAGAAATGTATCTCCGGGACCGCGATTACATCGTGGCCGAAGGAGAAGTACGCATCGTTGATGAGTTCACTGGGCGAGTGCTCGAAGGACGCCGCTGGTCAGACGGGATCCACCAAGCGGTAGAAGCCAAAGAAGGCGTTTCCATAAAAGAAGAAAACCAAACACTGGCCACCATCACCCTGCAAAACTATTTCCGGCTTTACGAAAAACTCGCCGGAATGACCGGAACGGCGGAAACAGAAGCCGCCGAACTGGCCGGAATCTACGGATTGCAAGTGGTATCGGTGCCCACCAACCGGCCCATCGCCCGCCTCGACGCCAAAGACTTAGTCTACAAAACCGAAGAAGGAAAATTCAATGCAGTAATCGATGACATCGTTACTCGCTCAGAGGGCGGCCAACCCGTTCTGGTTGGTACGGTCTCGGTCGAGAAATCAGAAAAACTCTCTCGAGAACTTGAAAAAAGAGGCATCGGCCACGAAGTGCTTAACGCCAAACAACACTTCCGCGAAGCCGACGTCATTGCCCAAGCCGGGCGAAGCGGAGCAGTAACCGTAGCCACCAACATGGCTGGTCGCGGCGTAGATATTTTGTTAGGCGGAAACCCCGAGAACCTCGCCGAACGTGCGGTGCGAGCCGAAGGCTTAGACCCAGAGTCCAAGCAAGGCCAAAAACAAATCAAAAAACTTGTAGAAAAATTTACCTCAGACTGTGATGCCGAGGGGGAACGGGTGCGCCAAGCAGGCGGGCTTTACGTCTTAGGCACCGGCCGCCACGAATCACGCCGCATAGACAACCAGCTGCGCGGCCGTTGTGGGCGCCAAGGCGACCCCGGTGCAAGCCGGTTCTACCTGTCGCTCGACGATGACCTAATGCGCCTCTTTGCCTCTGGGTCATTAAGTAAATTAATGGATCGCGCCTTACCGGAAGACGTCCCGATCGAATCAGGAATGGTCTCCAAAGCAATTGAACGAGCCCAAACCACCGTTGAACAAAAAAATGCTGAAGTGCGTAAAAACGTTCTCAAATACGACGAGGTCATGAACGAACAACGCAAGGTGATTTACCGCCGCCGTGACCAAGTATTGTCAGGCGCCGACCTCAGCGAAGAGGTGCTGGCCCAACTGGCTCTGGTCGTAGAAAAAGAAATTAATACCTATTGCCTCGGCGAACACCCTGAAGAATGGGACCTCGAAGGACTACACGTCGGCATCGACGGTTACTGGGCCACCTCTTTGAGCGCTACCGATATGGGAACCGTCGGTACAGTCGCCGAACTCACCGATCTTCTTTTTGACGAGGCGCAACAGGTCTACCAAGATCGAGAAGAAGAACTGGGCGCCGAAACCTACCGCGAGGTAGAACGCCAAGTCATGCTGCGCATCATCGACCAACGATGGCGTGAACATCTTCAAGAAATGGATCATCTGCGCGAAGGTATTCACCTCCGAGCCATCGGGCAACGCGACCCGACCACCGAATGGCAACGTGAAGGCTACGAACTTTTCGGTCAACTCACCGTGCTGATCGGCGAAGATTTCGTGCGCTACGTCATGCGCATAAAAGTAGCGGTAAATGATGAAACAGTAGCGCCCTCCGATGTGGTAACCAGCGGCCCCGAAGGCCCCGTATTGGGAGCTGCTGCGGTGGCCGCGGCGGCCGGCGCCCCCACACAAGTAAAAGAATCTACACCGCAACCCAAGGTGCAAAAAGTAAACACCGAATGGGAAGCCACCCCACGAAATGCTCCCTGCCCCTGTGATTCAGGACGCAAGTTCAAACACTGTCACGGGCAATAAACCATGGAAGATTTCACCGAACCCCTCGGTGCACTGCGGGTGCGCCTTGACGAAGCAGACAAGTATTTACATATTAGTGAACAAAGCGAAAGCCGGCAAACGTTAGAAGCCGAAATGGCTGACCCGGATTTATGGAACGACCAAAACCGGGGCCGCCAAGTACAAAAAGATCTGGCCGCCGTGGTGGAAGACCTCGACCTTTTCGCCAGCCTCAGCGAAGCTATAGAGGAAGCAGAGACCCTGGCCCTCATGGCGACCGAAGAAGAAGACGCATCTC
The window above is part of the Acidimicrobiia bacterium genome. Proteins encoded here:
- a CDS encoding tetratricopeptide repeat protein, which gives rise to MDVTDATFETEVINRSATTPVVVDLWAPWCEPCKSLGPILEKVIGETGGRVMLAKVNVDENPGLAQAFQAQSIPAVHAIVEGKPVDSFMGAQGEDFVRQFVSKLLGEEPAPPVDQRLAAGDEASLRSLLEETSDHLEGVLALAALLIERNNEGDREEATTLLARIPETPEARRLAALARVEQVDDIEGRLAELLTQVKDDEEARQAFIDLLEVLGPDDPRTTGWRKKLTSSLY
- a CDS encoding competence protein ComEA, translating into MPVIDAEPASPLRRRIDDYLFEHPVNPRRVLLAVAVLLIALAITALSWSQKDESPVASLPFVTVAPSTTTMPSLVVVHVAGAVISPGLYHLENTARIADALDAAGGPAPEALPNQLNLASRLTDGQRIWVPSQSEPSDPAENEAANNQPLNINQATATQLEQLTGIGPSLAASIVAHRENQGAFTSIDDLLNVTGIGPAKLAGFRLQISAP
- the rpsT gene encoding 30S ribosomal protein S20 → MANIKSQIKRNRQTEKQRTRNRMVRTELRTRTKAALAAAENGADRDEALLLAMRRIDTAAAKGVIHANTAARQKSRLQKRFDAQSA
- the holA gene encoding DNA polymerase III subunit delta; its protein translation is MKNPIVLLTGDDPTLINEALRSLVEKALDGQDRSLALEELNETAYLVENEYSVARLVDAAQTPPFLTERRVVVGRHGGRFSTKDLVAPIVEYLADPLPTTRLILVWEKGENPTHQKLSAPPKSLKEAIEAAGGAIQHCSVGRGREADQWLQKRFDAADLRFDRSARNAITQRIGEQRTRVVALFATLGAVFGTEKELSASDVEPYLGQAGGVAPWDLTDAIDAGDVAKSLDRLHRMQESGDRHPLAIVSALHAHYGRLLRLDGSGITTENGASEALGIKGFPAKKALQVSRRLGPGGAGKAIKLLAVADLDLKGRTAWPPELVTEVLVARLASLARR
- a CDS encoding ComEC/Rec2 family competence protein; translation: MAFTLLGVMAGALLAQPLSAPWLGVLFGLTLSWLILGGHRRWVGMLLLGTVACHFSGLAWQATAAPYLGPVTGVAQLMSDPTERIGGGWRVEVRIDEKRYDATFTPTQNSIAALLAGQRLELSGQVRTAPRQWQRTRHVVGTLRVDELGPVQQAWWPYRLANGVRRILARGTAVLQPGQAALLSGLTIGDDRFQGPAISDDFRAAGLGHLLAVSGQNVAFVLTAASPLLNRLRTRSRLPLTLLLLIFFALLTRFEPSVLRATVMAGGSAMALGAGRPIMGLRLLGVTTVALLLVDPLLLYRAAFQLSVAASGGILLLAGPLAQAFPGPRTVANSLAVTLAAQSAVTPLLLVWFGPVPVAALPANLLAAPVAGLLMIWGITAGLVAGVVGPPLATMLHFPSSLGLRWISGVAAQVGERPFAALPTGGALLLVGLVFLAAGASHRENFTAARSALTAVLLALLLVGGATFLRSPVTEVSDGLRVASAGKLVVVDDHYGAEELLGRLRRHQIVAPELLIFRNAVDQAVLSALVQRFDDVAIWAPRGPPPAVVPDSGTVVMAGQQQWQVDQQSGHLLVRPVG
- the lepA gene encoding elongation factor 4 — translated: MDLSRLRNTSIIAHIDHGKSTLADRMLELCGAVDPREMRAQYLDSMDIERERGITIKLQSVRLDWNDAVINLIDTPGHVDFGYEVSRSLAACEGVILVVDAAQGIEAQTLANCYLALENDLEIVAALNKIDLPAAEPERYAEEIESVLGIPAEEILLISAKTGEGVIELLDAVVDRTPPPVGDPNAPLQALVFDSHFDQYRGVVSSIRVVNGTITPKTQARFMQAGAVHDVDEIGVRRPEMTPVDELGPGEVGYLLAGVKDVGEARSGETITSNRRGAQEALQGYREPQPMVFSGLYPIDGDEFNDLRDALEKLRLNDSSFTYQPETSGALGFGFRCGFLGLLHMEIVRERLEREFNLSLITTAPSVEYQIELTTGEKLEVDNPCDLPLAAEIERINEPWLAAKIITPSEYTGALMELCQERRGELESMTYLSPKRVELSYHLPLAEVVIDFFDQMKSRTQGYASLDYDPEGYRSSDLVRVDILLHGETVDAFSMIVHRSAADSYGRRMAAKLKELIPRQQFEVPIQAAIGGRIIARETVRAFRKDVTAKLYGGDITRKRKLLEKQKVGKRKMKSIGRVEVPQEAFVSALRLDD
- the folP gene encoding dihydropteroate synthase — protein: MQLCLGPSHTFDITHRALVMGILNRTPDSFYDQGRYWSFDDFLALAEKHVDDGADFLDVGGVKAGPGPEVTEAEELDRVIPAIEALAARFDLPLSIDTWRGAVADAAFTAGACIGNDISGFADPTFLPACVEHQASVVATQVRLGPRIPDPQPRYQNVRTEVTDFLATRAQWALAAGIPTERIMIDAGLDLGKIPAMSAELLRHSDDLTGLGYAVFLSASNKGFIGELVGTEVDQRKEASWAAHALGISLGCRVLRAHDVQGARRVSDMMAAVLAHGKKGQP